One window of Nostoc sp. C052 genomic DNA carries:
- the plsY gene encoding glycerol-3-phosphate 1-O-acyltransferase PlsY has translation MAIWLTLCGAIVVIAYLLGSFPTGYIAVKQLKGIDIREIGSGSTGATNVLRTLGKGPGALVLVLDSLKGVLAIALVYWLFNFDTIQSYIPPTVDAQLWQPWIVTLTGLVAILGHSKSIFLGFTGGKSVAISLGILLAMSWQVGLATAGVFAVVVAISRIVSLSSIAGAIAVSIFMVLLHQPLPYILFGIAGGLYVILRHRTNIERLLAGTEPKIGQPVATEPEQSA, from the coding sequence ATGGCTATTTGGTTAACTCTGTGCGGGGCAATTGTAGTCATAGCTTACTTGCTGGGTTCTTTTCCCACTGGCTATATTGCTGTGAAGCAGTTAAAGGGTATTGATATTCGAGAAATTGGTTCAGGTTCTACTGGCGCAACTAATGTACTCAGAACCTTGGGGAAAGGACCAGGAGCATTGGTTTTAGTACTTGATTCCTTAAAGGGAGTATTAGCGATCGCTCTAGTTTACTGGTTGTTCAACTTTGACACAATTCAAAGTTATATCCCTCCAACGGTAGATGCACAACTATGGCAACCGTGGATTGTAACTTTAACTGGGTTAGTTGCCATCCTTGGACATAGTAAATCAATTTTTTTGGGCTTTACCGGTGGTAAATCCGTTGCTATTAGCTTAGGGATTTTGTTGGCAATGAGTTGGCAGGTAGGTTTAGCAACAGCGGGTGTGTTTGCCGTGGTTGTGGCGATATCGCGGATTGTCTCTTTGAGTTCAATAGCAGGTGCGATCGCAGTTTCCATTTTCATGGTACTTTTGCATCAACCCTTACCCTATATTCTGTTTGGGATTGCTGGTGGATTGTATGTGATTTTGCGCCATCGCACTAATATCGAACGACTGCTCGCAGGAACAGAACCAAAAATTGGGCAACCTGTAGCGACAGAACCCGAACAAAGTGCATGA
- a CDS encoding TrbI/VirB10 family protein translates to MTRYSIPAETPPQNGFTLSTDDRQPEVESLDWESRMSRLVGFEEESSTATQGSEDSATPPESVSQPQEVQTKQPLSSNPFAKLGLVGAATLAIVLLGGVFLSKLMSTSSQKPKNLVSAPVQQQPTTESKSQQLEAEVDTLKTKLALTEQAQMVKAAQQQLRIAKSTPTVVLQQPSVRQKVIPTPPPTAYVPPTVTERIVRVTPSQPFTSAQLPVVRPNTQPVVNITPPSPPSPFEEWARLAKLGSYGQVNASNQPTSNIATLEPVNNAQPQNNTQPQTPNPSPEQTPQPEASMVSQAQPQGQKSVAVGTSAKAVLATAIFGETSNKSSGGGETGEGKNVFVIRLQEPLKSTDGSPALPANTEFLAEISSLSEQGLLQMNVVKVISQNNGNPIERSLTNNAIILRATQGKPLVANKFPSQSSSIASMDLGLFVLGGVGKAAELINRSDTELQPLISTVTNADGSTSSSSQITTVTKNRRNLAAGVVEGGLNSVVPQIAQRNQQAIAQMSQQTNIWFLPAGTNVEVYVNQVTQF, encoded by the coding sequence ATGACTCGATACTCAATTCCTGCGGAAACTCCTCCCCAAAATGGATTTACTCTCAGCACCGACGATCGCCAACCAGAAGTAGAATCTTTAGATTGGGAATCACGGATGTCAAGGTTAGTCGGCTTTGAAGAAGAATCTTCTACCGCTACCCAAGGTTCAGAAGACTCGGCAACGCCGCCAGAATCCGTTTCTCAACCACAAGAAGTTCAGACTAAGCAACCCCTCTCATCGAATCCCTTTGCAAAATTAGGCTTGGTAGGGGCTGCTACCTTAGCGATCGTTTTGTTGGGTGGTGTGTTTTTATCTAAATTGATGAGTACCAGCAGTCAAAAGCCCAAAAATCTTGTTTCTGCACCAGTGCAACAGCAGCCCACTACTGAATCTAAATCTCAACAGCTAGAAGCTGAAGTCGATACTCTCAAAACAAAATTAGCCCTGACTGAACAAGCACAGATGGTGAAAGCTGCCCAACAACAGCTGAGAATTGCCAAATCAACGCCGACAGTAGTCTTACAACAACCGTCAGTTAGACAAAAAGTGATCCCAACACCCCCACCAACAGCTTACGTACCTCCGACGGTAACTGAGCGTATCGTTCGTGTAACTCCTTCTCAACCTTTCACATCAGCCCAACTACCAGTTGTTAGGCCAAACACTCAACCGGTAGTTAATATAACTCCACCATCTCCACCAAGCCCATTTGAAGAGTGGGCAAGGTTAGCGAAATTAGGTAGCTATGGCCAAGTAAATGCTAGCAATCAACCTACTAGTAATATAGCTACTTTGGAACCTGTAAATAATGCCCAGCCACAGAATAATACGCAGCCACAGACACCAAACCCCAGTCCTGAGCAAACCCCACAACCAGAAGCTTCTATGGTTAGTCAAGCTCAACCCCAGGGACAGAAATCTGTAGCAGTCGGAACCAGTGCCAAAGCGGTGTTGGCGACAGCAATATTCGGGGAAACTTCTAATAAGTCAAGCGGTGGTGGTGAAACAGGCGAAGGAAAAAACGTATTTGTGATCCGATTGCAAGAACCGCTCAAATCTACTGATGGTTCTCCGGCTCTACCTGCAAACACCGAATTCCTAGCTGAAATTAGTTCCCTGTCCGAACAAGGTCTTTTGCAGATGAACGTAGTTAAAGTTATCTCGCAAAATAATGGCAACCCTATAGAACGAAGTTTAACCAACAATGCAATCATTCTTCGTGCTACCCAAGGTAAACCTTTAGTAGCCAATAAATTTCCTAGCCAAAGCTCGTCTATCGCATCAATGGATCTAGGACTATTTGTTTTGGGAGGTGTTGGGAAAGCGGCAGAGTTAATAAATCGTAGTGATACTGAACTCCAACCACTTATTTCAACAGTTACCAACGCCGACGGCTCCACCAGTAGCTCCAGCCAAATTACTACTGTCACTAAGAACAGACGCAACCTTGCAGCCGGGGTTGTAGAAGGTGGTTTGAACTCTGTAGTACCCCAAATTGCTCAACGTAATCAACAGGCGATCGCTCAAATGTCACAGCAAACTAACATTTGGTTTTTGCCAGCAGGCACAAATGTTGAAGTATACGTTAATCAAGTAACTCAGTTTTAA